DNA sequence from the Prochlorococcus marinus XMU1411 genome:
AATAATTTGTTTAATGAATTGATCATGTTTTATATTAAAAATCTAATTATTTCGAATATACTAACAAGTTTTTTAGAATTATCCCATTTTGATTTGTACATTTTAAATAGTAGATCTAAACTAGAAGGGTTATTTCCCTTTTTTTATGAATGATAAAGAAACAATAATTTCATTATTAAATGAGTTTGCCAATCCAAAAAAAATGGCCTCATTTTTTATTGACAATGCGACTCCAGATTTTTTATTCATAAGACCGAGTGGTAATCCTATAGATGCGAAAGGGTTCGAACAAATGATTACTGGTCATATAGTTCAAGAAAAGGCAGAAATAACCAAAATTCACCGATTCGAATTTTTAAGCGACAACATAGTAATGTGCATTTTTACACTAGGTTCAAAATTTACTTATAAAGGGACACCTAATGATGACTTACCAACAGTTACGTCAATTTTTAAAAAAGTAAATAATGTTTGGAAAATTCACTGGATGCAAAGATCTACAGGAAATTCGGATTTATCTTTATGGGATTAGAAAAGTTAATAGCTCTTTTAATGGTGCTACTACTTGTAGGTAGCTCTTTTATTGGTTTAATTTTTATTTTATAAAATAAATACATCGATTAAAGAATACTCAGTAACTATTTCTTTTTTTAGAAAACAATTGCTTCTTTTATGCTAAGTAATTTGATTTTCAGGTAAAAATAAAAACTTTAGAAAGACTAACGCCTATATCTAAAGCCAATAAAGCAATTAGTAACTTACTCATTTTTTAGAACTCTCAACTATTTTTTTGTAAAGTTCCTCAGAAATAGGTTGCATAACCTTTTAAAAATCTAGTTACAAATTAATTATTTTAAAATTAATTTCTCGTTACAAAATATACGAATATATGAATTTTTAAATAGGCAAAAAATATATTCAATATAAGTAATTCTTATTAAGTATTAATAAATACTTAACCCAAAAACGTCAATAAATGTTCAAATTTTTTTTAAAATTAGAAATCTTATTTCAAGTAAATAGATCCTCTATAAGTAAGCTTTATAATCTTTTCTTCTTGTTTTCTACAATATACGAATGACTTTCCATTGAAATACATGTTTACCATGTGCAGCTCCTTAACTTGCTCAAGTCCCCGTCCTATGGCTTGAGTCGTACTGCGGTCTATCAGATGGTAGATCGGACGATTTTGTAGTATTCACTACAATCTCTTTATAAAGTATTTATACTTAGATGTCAATAATTAATAGAAACTAAACTTCAATTTAAATTTAGATTCTGCTCTCACAAACAACCTAAAAAGAATATAAAACATATAACTACGAGTAACTCCCATAAAAACTGAAACAAATGCTAGAACTACACAAATAGGGCAATGTGGGAATCCCATTATTTATTTTCCAATATAAATTTTAATTCAGCCTCTGCATTATAAATATCAATTCTTCTCTTAAGTAGTTTAAAAAATTTAATTATTTTTATCACAATTAAACCTTCTCTAGGCATCAATAATAATATTATTCTTAGAATCAATATATCAATAAGCAAAAATACTGAATCAATTGATATAACTAATGTTTGTAATATTTTTATACAATAAACAACACCGACATTTGCTCAGATACTCTTGATCAATTAACCAATAAAGGTTAATTCAGAATTGAATATAATAATTGGAGATCTAGTTACCTTGCAGTGCTATTTTTCTTTTGCTAAAAAAATAGAGCGGGCTAAAGTTCAATACTCCACGAGGATTTAGTCCGCTACCTAAAGCCTGAGAGTGCAAATTTTTCTTAATTAATATGCAACTATGCTTTATGAGGTAAATATCTTGATTGCGCAATAAATTTATTTTGTATATTGCTATTACACTAATGATGAGTTTATTTAAATTAATTACTAAATCCTCGTGGAGAAAGCTTTAGTAAATTTCTTTTACTGGTTACTGATAAGATCAGCCGAATCTCATTATGGAGAATCATTTGTATCTGTAGAAGTTCCATCTAATTCCATAAAAAGTTTTTCTTGATTTTAGAAAGTTTTTAATACTTAAATTCATAGCTTTCTGAAAATTAAATAACTAATTTGATTTAAGTTGGTTAATTATCTCTATTGCAAATAAAGATAAGGTTGTTAATCTTGCACTTAAAGAATAAATTTAATTTCTTAAACTGATGCAATTTGATCATTTAAATTTCAATAAAGATGATGGCCTCATGTCCATAGAAGATTTAAGGGCTTTACGACTTCGAAAAAAGAAAATTGAAAGTGACAAGAAAGCTAGAAAGTATATCCTGGATATAAATCAAAGATATAGAAAAATAAGTACCCGCAAAAGTAATAACTTTTTAAGGAATATGAACCATTTTTAAAAAGGCCGCATAAATTGTTAATCTAGATTTTTTAATTTGTTTAACTTTGCAACTTTCAGAGTAAGATTTTAATGGTGTTTCTTTGGAAGAGTTTCACCAAGAGGGGTCAATTTTTGGCCCCTTCTTTGCGGAGATATTTTTTAATTGAAACTCGTTATAAAATTAAATTAATACTTTCCTAGAAGGCGAAAGTGATATAAATCTTTTGTTAAAAGTTTTTTATTACCACTTAATGAAAACTCTATATCTTCAACTAAATCCAGTTATTAAAAAAACAAAAGTTTTAGCTTATGGACCATTTCCCATAATTTATTGAATTTTTTCATTTGCGATTTTTAATGGCTTCACCTACAAGTTGGGAATTCTACAAAGAAGTTGAAACTAAAACTCTATGGGTCAATATTTGTACCCAAAATTTAGAAGTAATAGCTATTTCGATCAATAAATGGTGGAAGACAAGATATCCAGCATACAAAATCAGAATAGTTTCTAAAAAAGAATTTGAGCTAATAAAAATGCAAGCTAAGAAAAAGGAGCAATAAAATTATTCTTTGGTAAATATTGATGCTGAATATTTAATTTTTGCAGCTATTATAAAATCAATAAATTAAAGAAAAAATGAACTCTGCATTTGCAAAAGTCTCAAATTTGAAAGTTAACAGGGCTTCTAAAATAGCTATTACTCTCGCATCATCAACTTTCTTTTTATATGCCTTGGGCCAAGCACCAATTTTTAAAAATATTCTTGCAGGTGCCTTCTCTTGCTCTGGCTAAATAAAATACTGTTTTTTTAGAGAAGCTAAAAGCTAAAATAGACTGTGATTGACAGTTGATCTAAACTTAGAGGGATAAACCCTCTTTTTTAATGATTAATAGATTTATTTTTGAAAAGATAATGACTCTTCTTATTTCTCTTTTCAGCTGATGAATATTTCCCCGCACCTATTAATTGATGCTGTGATATTAAGCGCTGCCCTTACGATAACTTTGGTATTAAGAGCAAAAGGTAATGCTGCCAGAAAAGAAAAAGAAAATAAATGATTACTAAAGAAGAAGAAAAAGAATTTAAAAAACCTAAATTATATAGATTTTGGAACTTTCTTATTTATGGAAGTTCAATAGCTATTGGAGTTTTCTTAGTTTATTTATATTCTGCTTATGTCTTTATAAATAAATGACTTACATGTACGGCATAGCGATTACTTATGGGGTTGTGAGTCTTCTATTGCTTGGTGGGTTTGCATACTTTACTTTTAAAATGAAACGCTAATTTTTATGTCCTCTTCAATGAAAGATTTCTTAGATAAATTTTTTGATTTATGTAGAGAATATCAACAAGAAATTCCACCTCAAAAGATGGCTGAGATTTTAAGAGAATATGCAGATAGATTAGTTGAATAATAGATACTGGCAGACCTGAGAAAGTATTAAGAGAATATAATCTCTAAGCAAAATTTATACAAATTTTATTAAAGTTAGAATAAAATTTTTGAAGATATTTTCCTTGAAGTCATTGATAATTTGAGATTTTTTTTTGATCCTTAATCCGTACAATTTTGTTCCTCTTACCGCA
Encoded proteins:
- a CDS encoding DUF3804 family protein, translating into MNDKETIISLLNEFANPKKMASFFIDNATPDFLFIRPSGNPIDAKGFEQMITGHIVQEKAEITKIHRFEFLSDNIVMCIFTLGSKFTYKGTPNDDLPTVTSIFKKVNNVWKIHWMQRSTGNSDLSLWD